From a region of the Xyrauchen texanus isolate HMW12.3.18 chromosome 47, RBS_HiC_50CHRs, whole genome shotgun sequence genome:
- the LOC127638720 gene encoding myosin-binding protein C, slow-type-like isoform X2, with the protein MPEPTKKDDGQPEENVAPGDAPSENSVEKTPTEDGSIPKKHSIDISNDGDPESSKERKNSVWSLGDGQPAEENDKQIVNQPLSILLIEKPQSASITVGGDITFIAKVEAKDLLRKPTIKWFKGKWMDLASKTGKHLQIKESFDRITKTHTFEMHIIKAKDNYAGNYRCEVSYKDKFDSCSFDLEVKEIPEASQSIDIRSAFKRREHKQEESPDVDVWEILKTARPDEYEKIAFTYGITDLRGLLKRLKKSKKEEKKSEAFAKRLEPAYQADKGGKIRLMVEVADPTVELKWYKNGQEIRPTPKYIFEHKGTQRIMVINNCQINDDAAYSVAAGDEKCTTELFVKELPVNIVKKLEPVKTTVNERIELECEVSEEGAKVKWMKNGVEVPTGVRSRYRVKSEGTKHWLIIEDASKDDTGTYSLMASGGTSEAHVQVDLKPLKILQDLQNMTVLLGQPLKLACDIYPGNIPGCWYRNGQLIQPNDRINILHKAKNHSLGVECSTIHDAGDYTFVPEGYSQTLSAKVHIIDPPRVHLEALNVQDNTVTIVAGNKLRLEIPVSGEPAPRVVWMKGERVILDTGSRVRAENFADHTCLTIDVTEREDSGNYKIVLQNEAGEDTASIKVKVVDIPDPAEAPLVPNVGGDWCTMTWDPPRYDGGSPIIGYFIERKKKQSSRWMRLNFDLCKETTFEPKKMIEGVPYEVRIFAVNAIGVSKPSEPSKPFIPLAVTSEPTMLVVDDVTDNTVTMKWRPPDTIGAAGLDGYQVEYCIEGTDEWILSNKELTEKTKYTITGLPPEAKILVRVKAINAAGASPPRTTQHSILVKEVIEPPKIRIPRHLKQTYIRKVGEVVNLVVPFMGKPRPKVTWLKEGQPIDQTVSIRNSECDSIIFIRKAERKHSGKYELTIEVENHVDTAMLDIQIVDLPGPPQAVKIEEIWGTNVALDWSAPKDNGNAPITGYTIQKADKKTMEWYTCVEHYHRTCITISDLVVGNEYFFRIYSENMVGLSESATATKESALIVKEGLQLKNPEYNDRDFTEPPSFTHPLINTFAIAGYNATLNCSVRANPRPKVIWMKNKMTIIDDPRYRMFSYQGVCTLEIRKPNPFDGGVYTCKAVNDLGEAQVDCKLEVKVITQE; encoded by the exons AGGATGGCAGCATACCCAAGAAACATTCTATTGACATTTCTA ATGATGGCGACCCTGAGTCAAGCAAGGAGAGAAAGAACTCAG TGTGGTCTCTGGGGGATGGGCAGCCTGCTGAGGAAAATGACAAGCAGATTGTGAATCAGCCCCTCTCAATTCTGTTGATTGAAAAGCCTCAGAGTGCTTCCATCACTGTAG GTGGTGATATCACCTTCATTGCTAAGGTGGAGGCCAAAGACTTGCTTCGTAAACCAACCATTAAATGGTTTAAGGGCAAGTGGATGGATCTGGCTAGCAAGACTGGGAAACACCTGCAGATAAAAGAGTCTTTTGATCGCATTACGAAG ACTCATACCTTTGAGATGCACATTATCAAGGCGAAGGACAATTATGCTGGGAATTACAGATGTGAGGTTTCCTACAAAGACAAATTTGATAGCTGCTCTTTTGACCTGGAGGTCAAag AAATTCCTGAGGCATCTCAAAGCATTGATATCCGCTCAGCTTTCAAAAGAAG GGAGCACAAGCAAGAAGAATCTCCCGATGTTGACGTGTGGGAGATTTTGAAAACCGCTCGACCCGATGAATATGAGAAGATTGCTTTTACATATGGCATCACAGATCTCAGAGGCCTCCTGAAAAGACTCAAGAAATCCAAAAAGGAAGAGAAGAAGAGTGAAG CATTTGCTAAGAGATTGGAACCTGCATATCAGGCGGACAAAGGTGGGAAGATTCGGTTAATGGTGGAAGTTGCTGACCCAACTGTGGAGTTAAAATGGTACAAGAATGGACAAGAGATCCGTCCTACCCCAAA GTATATCTTTGAACACAAAGGCACTCAGAGGATAATGGTCATTAACAACTGTCAGATCAATGATGATGCTGCATATTCAGTCGCAGCTGGAGATGAGAAATGCACCACTGAACTGTTTGTCAAAG aactgcctgtGAACATAGTGAAGAAGCTGGAGCCAGTGAAAACTACAGTGAATGAGAGGATTGAACTGGAGTGTGAGGTGTCAGAGGAAGGGGCGAAGGTCAAATG GATGAAGAACGGGGTGGAGGTCCCCACAGGTGTGCGATCACGGTACCGTGTTAAATCTGAGGGAACCAAGCACTGGCTGATCATTGAGGATGCTTCGAAAGATGACACCGGCACATACTCCCTTATGGCCTCTGGGGGCACCTCTGAAGCGCACGTTCAAGTTGACT TGAAGCCTCTGAAGATTCTGCAGGATCTACAAAACATGACGGTGTTGTTGGGCCAGCCGCTCAAGTTGGCCTGTGACATTTACCCTGGGAATATCCCAGGCTGTTGGTACAGGAACGGCCAGCTGATCCAGCCTAATGACCGCATCAACATTTTGCACAAAGCCAA GAATCACAGCCTTGGCGTTGAGTGCTCAACCATTCATGATGCTGGTGACTACACCTTTGTTCCAGAGGGATACTCCCAGACACTGAGTGCCAAAGTGCACATTATAG ATCCTCCCAGGGTGCATTTAGAGGCACTTAATGTCCAGGACAACACTGTGACCATCGTAGCTGGAAACAAACTCCGTTTGGAGATCCCCGTCAGTGGAGAACCAGCACCCAGAGTGGTGTGGATGAAGGGAGAAAGG GTCATCCTTGATACAGGCAGTCGAGTTCGGGCCGAGAACTTTGCAGACCATACCTGCCTCACCATTGATGTCACAGAAAGAGAAGACAGTGGCAACTATAAGATCGTCCTTCAGAATGAGGCTGGAGAGGACACAGCCAGTATTAAAGTCAAAGTTGTAG ACATCCCAGATCCCGCCGAAGCTCCTCTAGTTCCTAACGTGGGTGGAGACTGGTGCACTATGACATGGGATCCCCCGCGCTACGACGGTGGTTCCCCTATTATTG GATACTTCATTGAGCGAAAGAAAAAACAGAGCTCTCGATGGATGAGGCTGAACTTTGACCTTTGCAAAGAGACCACATTTGAGCCCAAAAAGATGATTGAAGGTGTTCCATATGAGGTGCGAATCTTCGCTGTTAACGCCATCGGCGTCTCCAAACCCAGTGAACCCTCCAAACCTTTCATTCCCCTGG CTGTGACCAGTGAACCCACAATGCTGGTGGTGGATGATGTCACAGATAATACAGTAACCATGAAGTGGAGGCCTCCAGACACCATTGGAGCAGCAGGACTTGATGGATACCAAGTTGAATACTGCATAGAAGGAA CTGACGAGTGGATATTGTCTAATAAAGAGCTGACTGAAAAAACAAAGTACACCATAACTGGTCTGCCACCAGAGGCGAAGATCTTAGTACGTGTTAAGGCCATAAATGCTGCTGGGGCCAGTCCGCCCCGTACTACACAGCACTCTATACTGGTGAAAGAAGTTATAG agccCCCTAAGATTCGCATACCTCGACATTTAAAGCAGACATACATTCGAAAAGTCGGTGAAGTCGTAAACCTTGTTGTGCCATTTATG GGAAAGCCGAGGCCAAAGGTCACTTGGTTGAAAGAGGGTCAACCAATCGACCAAACCGTCAGCATTCGCAACTCAGAATGCGACAGCATCATCTTCATCCGCAAGGCAGAACGAAAGCATTCTGGGAAATACGAGCTGACCATAGAGGTGGAGAATCACGTCGACACAGCCATGTTGGACATACAGATAGTCG ACCTTCCAGGCCCACCACAGGCTGTAAAGATTGAAGAGATCTGGGGCACAAATGTAGCACTGGACTGGAGCGCACCGAAGGACAATGGCAATGCACCCATAACAGGCTACACCATCCAGAAAGCTGACAAAAAGACTATG gAATGGTACACATGTGTGGAGCATTACCATCGCACATGTATCACAATCTCAGATCTGGTGGTGGGTAATGAGTATTTCTTCAGGATCTACTCAGAGAACATGGTGGGCTTGAGTGAAAGTGCAACTGCCACTAAAGAAAGCGCTCTCATTGTGAAGGAAG GCTTGCAGCTGAAGAACCCTGAATACAATGACCGTGACTTCACTGAGCCACCCAGTTTCACTCATCCACTAATCAACACCTTTGCCATCGCTGGGTACAATGCCACCCTTAACTGCAGCGTGCGTGCCAACCCTAGG CCTAAGGTGATCTGGATGAAAAACAAGATGACCATTATAGATGACCCACGTTACCGCATGTTTAGCTACCAGGGCGTGTGTACGCTTGAGATCCGCAAGCCCAACCCGTTTGATGGAGGTGTGTACACCTGCAAGGCAGTCAATGACCTCGGAGAGGCTCAGGTGGACTGCAAACTAGAAGTCAAAG tCATCACTCAGGAATAG
- the LOC127638720 gene encoding myosin-binding protein C, slow-type-like isoform X1 → MPEPTKKDDGQPEENVAPGDAPSENSVEKTPTEDGSIPKKHSIDISNDGDPESSKERKNSVWSLGDGQPAEENDKQIVNQPLSILLIEKPQSASITVGGDITFIAKVEAKDLLRKPTIKWFKGKWMDLASKTGKHLQIKESFDRITKTHTFEMHIIKAKDNYAGNYRCEVSYKDKFDSCSFDLEVKEIPEASQSIDIRSAFKRSNEGQDDAGELDFSGLLKHREHKQEESPDVDVWEILKTARPDEYEKIAFTYGITDLRGLLKRLKKSKKEEKKSEAFAKRLEPAYQADKGGKIRLMVEVADPTVELKWYKNGQEIRPTPKYIFEHKGTQRIMVINNCQINDDAAYSVAAGDEKCTTELFVKELPVNIVKKLEPVKTTVNERIELECEVSEEGAKVKWMKNGVEVPTGVRSRYRVKSEGTKHWLIIEDASKDDTGTYSLMASGGTSEAHVQVDLKPLKILQDLQNMTVLLGQPLKLACDIYPGNIPGCWYRNGQLIQPNDRINILHKAKNHSLGVECSTIHDAGDYTFVPEGYSQTLSAKVHIIDPPRVHLEALNVQDNTVTIVAGNKLRLEIPVSGEPAPRVVWMKGERVILDTGSRVRAENFADHTCLTIDVTEREDSGNYKIVLQNEAGEDTASIKVKVVDIPDPAEAPLVPNVGGDWCTMTWDPPRYDGGSPIIGYFIERKKKQSSRWMRLNFDLCKETTFEPKKMIEGVPYEVRIFAVNAIGVSKPSEPSKPFIPLAVTSEPTMLVVDDVTDNTVTMKWRPPDTIGAAGLDGYQVEYCIEGTDEWILSNKELTEKTKYTITGLPPEAKILVRVKAINAAGASPPRTTQHSILVKEVIEPPKIRIPRHLKQTYIRKVGEVVNLVVPFMGKPRPKVTWLKEGQPIDQTVSIRNSECDSIIFIRKAERKHSGKYELTIEVENHVDTAMLDIQIVDLPGPPQAVKIEEIWGTNVALDWSAPKDNGNAPITGYTIQKADKKTMEWYTCVEHYHRTCITISDLVVGNEYFFRIYSENMVGLSESATATKESALIVKEGLQLKNPEYNDRDFTEPPSFTHPLINTFAIAGYNATLNCSVRANPRPKVIWMKNKMTIIDDPRYRMFSYQGVCTLEIRKPNPFDGGVYTCKAVNDLGEAQVDCKLEVKVITQE, encoded by the exons AGGATGGCAGCATACCCAAGAAACATTCTATTGACATTTCTA ATGATGGCGACCCTGAGTCAAGCAAGGAGAGAAAGAACTCAG TGTGGTCTCTGGGGGATGGGCAGCCTGCTGAGGAAAATGACAAGCAGATTGTGAATCAGCCCCTCTCAATTCTGTTGATTGAAAAGCCTCAGAGTGCTTCCATCACTGTAG GTGGTGATATCACCTTCATTGCTAAGGTGGAGGCCAAAGACTTGCTTCGTAAACCAACCATTAAATGGTTTAAGGGCAAGTGGATGGATCTGGCTAGCAAGACTGGGAAACACCTGCAGATAAAAGAGTCTTTTGATCGCATTACGAAG ACTCATACCTTTGAGATGCACATTATCAAGGCGAAGGACAATTATGCTGGGAATTACAGATGTGAGGTTTCCTACAAAGACAAATTTGATAGCTGCTCTTTTGACCTGGAGGTCAAag AAATTCCTGAGGCATCTCAAAGCATTGATATCCGCTCAGCTTTCAAAAGAAG CAATGAAGGCCAGGACGATGCAGGCGAGCTTGACTTTAGTGGGCTTCTCAAACATAG GGAGCACAAGCAAGAAGAATCTCCCGATGTTGACGTGTGGGAGATTTTGAAAACCGCTCGACCCGATGAATATGAGAAGATTGCTTTTACATATGGCATCACAGATCTCAGAGGCCTCCTGAAAAGACTCAAGAAATCCAAAAAGGAAGAGAAGAAGAGTGAAG CATTTGCTAAGAGATTGGAACCTGCATATCAGGCGGACAAAGGTGGGAAGATTCGGTTAATGGTGGAAGTTGCTGACCCAACTGTGGAGTTAAAATGGTACAAGAATGGACAAGAGATCCGTCCTACCCCAAA GTATATCTTTGAACACAAAGGCACTCAGAGGATAATGGTCATTAACAACTGTCAGATCAATGATGATGCTGCATATTCAGTCGCAGCTGGAGATGAGAAATGCACCACTGAACTGTTTGTCAAAG aactgcctgtGAACATAGTGAAGAAGCTGGAGCCAGTGAAAACTACAGTGAATGAGAGGATTGAACTGGAGTGTGAGGTGTCAGAGGAAGGGGCGAAGGTCAAATG GATGAAGAACGGGGTGGAGGTCCCCACAGGTGTGCGATCACGGTACCGTGTTAAATCTGAGGGAACCAAGCACTGGCTGATCATTGAGGATGCTTCGAAAGATGACACCGGCACATACTCCCTTATGGCCTCTGGGGGCACCTCTGAAGCGCACGTTCAAGTTGACT TGAAGCCTCTGAAGATTCTGCAGGATCTACAAAACATGACGGTGTTGTTGGGCCAGCCGCTCAAGTTGGCCTGTGACATTTACCCTGGGAATATCCCAGGCTGTTGGTACAGGAACGGCCAGCTGATCCAGCCTAATGACCGCATCAACATTTTGCACAAAGCCAA GAATCACAGCCTTGGCGTTGAGTGCTCAACCATTCATGATGCTGGTGACTACACCTTTGTTCCAGAGGGATACTCCCAGACACTGAGTGCCAAAGTGCACATTATAG ATCCTCCCAGGGTGCATTTAGAGGCACTTAATGTCCAGGACAACACTGTGACCATCGTAGCTGGAAACAAACTCCGTTTGGAGATCCCCGTCAGTGGAGAACCAGCACCCAGAGTGGTGTGGATGAAGGGAGAAAGG GTCATCCTTGATACAGGCAGTCGAGTTCGGGCCGAGAACTTTGCAGACCATACCTGCCTCACCATTGATGTCACAGAAAGAGAAGACAGTGGCAACTATAAGATCGTCCTTCAGAATGAGGCTGGAGAGGACACAGCCAGTATTAAAGTCAAAGTTGTAG ACATCCCAGATCCCGCCGAAGCTCCTCTAGTTCCTAACGTGGGTGGAGACTGGTGCACTATGACATGGGATCCCCCGCGCTACGACGGTGGTTCCCCTATTATTG GATACTTCATTGAGCGAAAGAAAAAACAGAGCTCTCGATGGATGAGGCTGAACTTTGACCTTTGCAAAGAGACCACATTTGAGCCCAAAAAGATGATTGAAGGTGTTCCATATGAGGTGCGAATCTTCGCTGTTAACGCCATCGGCGTCTCCAAACCCAGTGAACCCTCCAAACCTTTCATTCCCCTGG CTGTGACCAGTGAACCCACAATGCTGGTGGTGGATGATGTCACAGATAATACAGTAACCATGAAGTGGAGGCCTCCAGACACCATTGGAGCAGCAGGACTTGATGGATACCAAGTTGAATACTGCATAGAAGGAA CTGACGAGTGGATATTGTCTAATAAAGAGCTGACTGAAAAAACAAAGTACACCATAACTGGTCTGCCACCAGAGGCGAAGATCTTAGTACGTGTTAAGGCCATAAATGCTGCTGGGGCCAGTCCGCCCCGTACTACACAGCACTCTATACTGGTGAAAGAAGTTATAG agccCCCTAAGATTCGCATACCTCGACATTTAAAGCAGACATACATTCGAAAAGTCGGTGAAGTCGTAAACCTTGTTGTGCCATTTATG GGAAAGCCGAGGCCAAAGGTCACTTGGTTGAAAGAGGGTCAACCAATCGACCAAACCGTCAGCATTCGCAACTCAGAATGCGACAGCATCATCTTCATCCGCAAGGCAGAACGAAAGCATTCTGGGAAATACGAGCTGACCATAGAGGTGGAGAATCACGTCGACACAGCCATGTTGGACATACAGATAGTCG ACCTTCCAGGCCCACCACAGGCTGTAAAGATTGAAGAGATCTGGGGCACAAATGTAGCACTGGACTGGAGCGCACCGAAGGACAATGGCAATGCACCCATAACAGGCTACACCATCCAGAAAGCTGACAAAAAGACTATG gAATGGTACACATGTGTGGAGCATTACCATCGCACATGTATCACAATCTCAGATCTGGTGGTGGGTAATGAGTATTTCTTCAGGATCTACTCAGAGAACATGGTGGGCTTGAGTGAAAGTGCAACTGCCACTAAAGAAAGCGCTCTCATTGTGAAGGAAG GCTTGCAGCTGAAGAACCCTGAATACAATGACCGTGACTTCACTGAGCCACCCAGTTTCACTCATCCACTAATCAACACCTTTGCCATCGCTGGGTACAATGCCACCCTTAACTGCAGCGTGCGTGCCAACCCTAGG CCTAAGGTGATCTGGATGAAAAACAAGATGACCATTATAGATGACCCACGTTACCGCATGTTTAGCTACCAGGGCGTGTGTACGCTTGAGATCCGCAAGCCCAACCCGTTTGATGGAGGTGTGTACACCTGCAAGGCAGTCAATGACCTCGGAGAGGCTCAGGTGGACTGCAAACTAGAAGTCAAAG tCATCACTCAGGAATAG
- the LOC127638720 gene encoding myosin-binding protein C, slow-type-like isoform X3, producing the protein MPEPTKKDDGQPEENVAPGDAPSENSVEKTPTEDGSIPKKHSIDISNDGDPESSKERKNSVWSLGDGQPAEENDKQIVNQPLSILLIEKPQSASITVGGDITFIAKVEAKDLLRKPTIKWFKGKWMDLASKTGKHLQIKESFDRITKTHTFEMHIIKAKDNYAGNYRCEVSYKDKFDSCSFDLEVKEIPEASQSIDIRSAFKRSNEGQDDAGELDFSGLLKHREHKQEESPDVDVWEILKTARPDEYEKIAFTYGITDLRGLLKRLKKSKKEEKKSEAFAKRLEPAYQADKGGKIRLMVEVADPTVELKWYKNGQEIRPTPKYIFEHKGTQRIMVINNCQINDDAAYSVAAGDEKCTTELFVKELPVNIVKKLEPVKTTVNERIELECEVSEEGAKVKWMKNGVEVPTGVRSRYRVKSEGTKHWLIIEDASKDDTGTYSLMASGGTSEAHVQVDLKPLKILQDLQNMTVLLGQPLKLACDIYPGNIPGCWYRNGQLIQPNDRINILHKAKNHSLGVECSTIHDAGDYTFVPEGYSQTLSAKVHIIDPPRVHLEALNVQDNTVTIVAGNKLRLEIPVSGEPAPRVVWMKGERVILDTGSRVRAENFADHTCLTIDVTEREDSGNYKIVLQNEAGEDTASIKVKVVDIPDPAEAPLVPNVGGDWCTMTWDPPRYDGGSPIIGYFIERKKKQSSRWMRLNFDLCKETTFEPKKMIEGVPYEVRIFAVNAIGVSKPSEPSKPFIPLAVTSEPTMLVVDDVTDNTVTMKWRPPDTIGAAGLDGYQVEYCIEGTDEWILSNKELTEKTKYTITGLPPEAKILVRVKAINAAGASPPRTTQHSILVKEVIEPPKIRIPRHLKQTYIRKVGEVVNLVVPFMGKPRPKVTWLKEGQPIDQTVSIRNSECDSIIFIRKAERKHSGKYELTIEVENHVDTAMLDIQIVDLPGPPQAVKIEEIWGTNVALDWSAPKDNGNAPITGYTIQKADKKTMEWYTCVEHYHRTCITISDLVVGNEYFFRIYSENMVGLSESATATKESALIVKEGLQLKNPEYNDRDFTEPPSFTHPLINTFAIAGYNATLNCSVRANPRPKVIWMKNKMTIIDDPRYRMFSYQGVCTLEIRKPNPFDGGVYTCKAVNDLGEAQVDCKLEVKGGFTFYELMKRGVPLHLIDKYMNESKTSESEKKGSI; encoded by the exons AGGATGGCAGCATACCCAAGAAACATTCTATTGACATTTCTA ATGATGGCGACCCTGAGTCAAGCAAGGAGAGAAAGAACTCAG TGTGGTCTCTGGGGGATGGGCAGCCTGCTGAGGAAAATGACAAGCAGATTGTGAATCAGCCCCTCTCAATTCTGTTGATTGAAAAGCCTCAGAGTGCTTCCATCACTGTAG GTGGTGATATCACCTTCATTGCTAAGGTGGAGGCCAAAGACTTGCTTCGTAAACCAACCATTAAATGGTTTAAGGGCAAGTGGATGGATCTGGCTAGCAAGACTGGGAAACACCTGCAGATAAAAGAGTCTTTTGATCGCATTACGAAG ACTCATACCTTTGAGATGCACATTATCAAGGCGAAGGACAATTATGCTGGGAATTACAGATGTGAGGTTTCCTACAAAGACAAATTTGATAGCTGCTCTTTTGACCTGGAGGTCAAag AAATTCCTGAGGCATCTCAAAGCATTGATATCCGCTCAGCTTTCAAAAGAAG CAATGAAGGCCAGGACGATGCAGGCGAGCTTGACTTTAGTGGGCTTCTCAAACATAG GGAGCACAAGCAAGAAGAATCTCCCGATGTTGACGTGTGGGAGATTTTGAAAACCGCTCGACCCGATGAATATGAGAAGATTGCTTTTACATATGGCATCACAGATCTCAGAGGCCTCCTGAAAAGACTCAAGAAATCCAAAAAGGAAGAGAAGAAGAGTGAAG CATTTGCTAAGAGATTGGAACCTGCATATCAGGCGGACAAAGGTGGGAAGATTCGGTTAATGGTGGAAGTTGCTGACCCAACTGTGGAGTTAAAATGGTACAAGAATGGACAAGAGATCCGTCCTACCCCAAA GTATATCTTTGAACACAAAGGCACTCAGAGGATAATGGTCATTAACAACTGTCAGATCAATGATGATGCTGCATATTCAGTCGCAGCTGGAGATGAGAAATGCACCACTGAACTGTTTGTCAAAG aactgcctgtGAACATAGTGAAGAAGCTGGAGCCAGTGAAAACTACAGTGAATGAGAGGATTGAACTGGAGTGTGAGGTGTCAGAGGAAGGGGCGAAGGTCAAATG GATGAAGAACGGGGTGGAGGTCCCCACAGGTGTGCGATCACGGTACCGTGTTAAATCTGAGGGAACCAAGCACTGGCTGATCATTGAGGATGCTTCGAAAGATGACACCGGCACATACTCCCTTATGGCCTCTGGGGGCACCTCTGAAGCGCACGTTCAAGTTGACT TGAAGCCTCTGAAGATTCTGCAGGATCTACAAAACATGACGGTGTTGTTGGGCCAGCCGCTCAAGTTGGCCTGTGACATTTACCCTGGGAATATCCCAGGCTGTTGGTACAGGAACGGCCAGCTGATCCAGCCTAATGACCGCATCAACATTTTGCACAAAGCCAA GAATCACAGCCTTGGCGTTGAGTGCTCAACCATTCATGATGCTGGTGACTACACCTTTGTTCCAGAGGGATACTCCCAGACACTGAGTGCCAAAGTGCACATTATAG ATCCTCCCAGGGTGCATTTAGAGGCACTTAATGTCCAGGACAACACTGTGACCATCGTAGCTGGAAACAAACTCCGTTTGGAGATCCCCGTCAGTGGAGAACCAGCACCCAGAGTGGTGTGGATGAAGGGAGAAAGG GTCATCCTTGATACAGGCAGTCGAGTTCGGGCCGAGAACTTTGCAGACCATACCTGCCTCACCATTGATGTCACAGAAAGAGAAGACAGTGGCAACTATAAGATCGTCCTTCAGAATGAGGCTGGAGAGGACACAGCCAGTATTAAAGTCAAAGTTGTAG ACATCCCAGATCCCGCCGAAGCTCCTCTAGTTCCTAACGTGGGTGGAGACTGGTGCACTATGACATGGGATCCCCCGCGCTACGACGGTGGTTCCCCTATTATTG GATACTTCATTGAGCGAAAGAAAAAACAGAGCTCTCGATGGATGAGGCTGAACTTTGACCTTTGCAAAGAGACCACATTTGAGCCCAAAAAGATGATTGAAGGTGTTCCATATGAGGTGCGAATCTTCGCTGTTAACGCCATCGGCGTCTCCAAACCCAGTGAACCCTCCAAACCTTTCATTCCCCTGG CTGTGACCAGTGAACCCACAATGCTGGTGGTGGATGATGTCACAGATAATACAGTAACCATGAAGTGGAGGCCTCCAGACACCATTGGAGCAGCAGGACTTGATGGATACCAAGTTGAATACTGCATAGAAGGAA CTGACGAGTGGATATTGTCTAATAAAGAGCTGACTGAAAAAACAAAGTACACCATAACTGGTCTGCCACCAGAGGCGAAGATCTTAGTACGTGTTAAGGCCATAAATGCTGCTGGGGCCAGTCCGCCCCGTACTACACAGCACTCTATACTGGTGAAAGAAGTTATAG agccCCCTAAGATTCGCATACCTCGACATTTAAAGCAGACATACATTCGAAAAGTCGGTGAAGTCGTAAACCTTGTTGTGCCATTTATG GGAAAGCCGAGGCCAAAGGTCACTTGGTTGAAAGAGGGTCAACCAATCGACCAAACCGTCAGCATTCGCAACTCAGAATGCGACAGCATCATCTTCATCCGCAAGGCAGAACGAAAGCATTCTGGGAAATACGAGCTGACCATAGAGGTGGAGAATCACGTCGACACAGCCATGTTGGACATACAGATAGTCG ACCTTCCAGGCCCACCACAGGCTGTAAAGATTGAAGAGATCTGGGGCACAAATGTAGCACTGGACTGGAGCGCACCGAAGGACAATGGCAATGCACCCATAACAGGCTACACCATCCAGAAAGCTGACAAAAAGACTATG gAATGGTACACATGTGTGGAGCATTACCATCGCACATGTATCACAATCTCAGATCTGGTGGTGGGTAATGAGTATTTCTTCAGGATCTACTCAGAGAACATGGTGGGCTTGAGTGAAAGTGCAACTGCCACTAAAGAAAGCGCTCTCATTGTGAAGGAAG GCTTGCAGCTGAAGAACCCTGAATACAATGACCGTGACTTCACTGAGCCACCCAGTTTCACTCATCCACTAATCAACACCTTTGCCATCGCTGGGTACAATGCCACCCTTAACTGCAGCGTGCGTGCCAACCCTAGG CCTAAGGTGATCTGGATGAAAAACAAGATGACCATTATAGATGACCCACGTTACCGCATGTTTAGCTACCAGGGCGTGTGTACGCTTGAGATCCGCAAGCCCAACCCGTTTGATGGAGGTGTGTACACCTGCAAGGCAGTCAATGACCTCGGAGAGGCTCAGGTGGACTGCAAACTAGAAGTCAAAG GAGGTTTTACATTCTATGAGCTGATGAAGCGAGGAGTTCCCTTACACCTCATTGATAAGTACATGAACGAATCTAAGACATCAGAATCAGAGAAGAAGGGATCTATCTGA